A genomic region of Lytechinus pictus isolate F3 Inbred chromosome 2, Lp3.0, whole genome shotgun sequence contains the following coding sequences:
- the LOC129272519 gene encoding uncharacterized protein LOC129272519 has translation MVEADPKNFIIVGGRKDEEIASEYRRFDPANMEVTWVSQVKGQFKFKLLPADVCEETCNVLEGTLKEGETLVYCNELWYLQYSASSIGESLAISSGGAWSD, from the exons ATGGTGGAGGCTGATCCCAAAAACTTCATTATAGTAGGAGGAAGAAAAGACGAAGAGATAGCATCAGAATATAGG AGATTTGACCCAGCTAACATGGAGGTGACCTGGGTCagtcaggtcaaaggtcagtttaAATTTAAACTGTTGCCAGCTGACGTCTGTGAAGAGACATGCAACGTCTTGGAAGGAactttgaaagaaggagagacaT TGGTGTACTGCAATGAGCTATGGTATCTGCAATATTCAGCTTCATCGATAGGAGAATCATTGGCCATCAGTAGCGGAGGGGCATGGAGTGATTAA